From the genome of Neomonachus schauinslandi chromosome 5, ASM220157v2, whole genome shotgun sequence, one region includes:
- the LOC110589897 gene encoding small nuclear ribonucleoprotein E codes for MAYRGQGQKVQKVMVQPINLIFRYLQNRSRIQVWLYEQVNMRIEGCIIGFDEYMNLVLDDAEEIHSKTKSRKQLGRIMLKGDNITLLQSVSN; via the coding sequence ATGGCATACCGTGGCCAGGGCCAAAAAGTGCAGAAGGTGATGGTTCAGCCCATCAACCTCATCTTCAGATACTTGCAAAATAGATCTCGAATTCAGGTGTGGCTTTATGAGCAAGTGAACATGCGAATAGAGGGCTGTATCATTGGTTTTGATGAGTACATGAACCTCGTATTAGATGATGCCGAAGAGATTCATTCTAAaacaaagtcaagaaaacaacTGGGTCGGATCATGCTAAAAGGAGATAATATTACCCTGCTCCAGAGTGTCTCCAACTAG